A single region of the Streptomyces sp. NBC_01262 genome encodes:
- the pyrE gene encoding orotate phosphoribosyltransferase, with the protein MTDADDAREALLQQIKAKAVVHGKVILSSGLESDYYVDLRRITLDGEAAPLVGQLMLDATADLDYEAVGGMTAGADPVATAMLHASAARGKRLDAFFVRKAAKAHGMQRQVEGPDVKGRRVLAVDDTSTTGGSPLAAVEALREAGAEVVGVAVIVERGAAPAIAAAGLPYRQVYGLADLDLG; encoded by the coding sequence ATGACTGACGCCGACGACGCCCGCGAAGCCCTCCTCCAGCAGATCAAGGCCAAGGCCGTGGTCCACGGCAAGGTGATCCTCTCCTCCGGCCTGGAGTCCGACTACTACGTCGACCTGCGCCGGATCACCCTGGACGGCGAGGCCGCGCCGCTGGTCGGCCAGTTGATGCTGGACGCCACCGCCGACCTCGACTACGAGGCCGTGGGCGGCATGACGGCCGGCGCCGACCCCGTCGCGACCGCGATGCTGCACGCCTCCGCCGCGCGCGGGAAGCGGCTCGACGCCTTCTTCGTACGCAAGGCCGCCAAGGCCCACGGCATGCAGCGCCAGGTCGAGGGCCCCGACGTCAAGGGCCGCCGGGTGCTCGCGGTCGACGACACCTCCACCACCGGCGGCTCGCCGCTCGCCGCCGTCGAGGCGCTGCGCGAGGCCGGCGCCGAGGTGGTCGGCGTCGCGGTGATCGTCGAGCGCGGGGCCGCCCCGGCGATCGCGGCGGCCGGGCTCCCGTACCGCCAGGTGTACGGCCTCGCGGATCTCGACCTCGGCTAA
- a CDS encoding aldose epimerase family protein has translation MADQTRVLSAGGATLTVLPENGCRIGSLTVDGVELLRQGSHYGAFPMVPWCGRTENGRFRNGDTVHQMPLDAGPHAIHGTGRNTAWQSAPGATDTTAGFYYDLAEPWPYPGRVTQLFELGENAVTLTLGVETYGDSFPAQAGWHPWFLRNLGQGGQDAEPSFTPGWQEERGENHLPTGRRIDPKPRPWDDCFGMPDGVDVTLTWPGELRLRVTSPAEWVVLYDEQPEAFCVEPQSGPPNGLNSLPHLVTPIEPLEIGTTWTWERLG, from the coding sequence GTGGCTGACCAAACTCGCGTACTGAGCGCCGGCGGCGCGACCCTGACGGTCCTTCCGGAGAACGGCTGCCGGATCGGCTCGCTCACCGTGGACGGCGTCGAACTCCTCCGCCAGGGCAGCCATTACGGCGCCTTCCCGATGGTCCCGTGGTGCGGCCGGACCGAGAACGGCCGCTTCCGCAACGGCGACACCGTCCACCAGATGCCGTTGGACGCCGGCCCGCACGCGATCCACGGCACCGGCCGCAACACCGCGTGGCAGTCCGCGCCGGGGGCCACCGACACCACCGCCGGCTTCTACTACGACCTCGCCGAGCCGTGGCCCTACCCCGGCCGGGTGACCCAGCTCTTCGAGCTCGGGGAGAACGCCGTCACCCTCACCCTCGGTGTGGAGACGTACGGCGACTCGTTCCCGGCGCAGGCCGGCTGGCACCCGTGGTTCCTGCGCAACCTGGGACAGGGCGGCCAGGACGCGGAGCCGTCCTTCACCCCCGGCTGGCAGGAGGAGCGCGGCGAGAACCACCTCCCCACCGGCCGCCGGATCGACCCGAAGCCGCGCCCCTGGGACGACTGCTTCGGCATGCCGGACGGCGTGGACGTCACCCTCACCTGGCCGGGTGAGCTGAGGCTCCGCGTCACCAGCCCCGCCGAGTGGGTCGTGCTGTACGACGAGCAGCCCGAAGCGTTCTGCGTGGAGCCGCAGTCGGGCCCGCCGAACGGCCTGAACAGCCTCCCCCACCTGGTCACGCCCATCGAGCCGCTGGAGATCGGCACGACCTGGACCTGGGAACGACTCGGCTGA
- a CDS encoding carbon monoxide dehydrogenase subunit G, whose translation MDHEVFVPFPAEAIRQALADHARVARSVPGLQQEAGAEAEEDAITGRLRLRIGGSTITYRGTLRLAAGGTDRFTAEAEATEARGTGAVKLAIEIGLEPAEGGTGTLLTFSGTVQADGGRLAEFEPGTAEAAGHRLLDRFVGTLTTDLPEAEEAADAGDAGDAGDAGDDADAEDEALPEGVTVPESAAELDPLDDSLDNPLDSLDLEPVDPGSEPPAEAAHARRTMIGRSAEEVDHAPPRGRYAPVPAPEPASATATLRWAAPAAAVLIAGAVVVGRVLRRRR comes from the coding sequence ATGGACCATGAGGTGTTCGTTCCGTTTCCCGCCGAAGCGATCCGGCAGGCCCTCGCCGACCACGCCCGGGTCGCCCGGTCCGTACCGGGCCTGCAGCAGGAGGCGGGCGCGGAGGCCGAGGAGGACGCGATCACCGGCCGGCTCCGCCTCCGTATCGGCGGATCGACGATCACGTACCGCGGGACGCTCCGCCTCGCGGCGGGCGGCACCGACCGCTTCACGGCCGAGGCGGAGGCGACCGAGGCCCGGGGCACGGGCGCGGTGAAGCTCGCGATCGAGATCGGCCTTGAGCCCGCCGAGGGCGGGACCGGGACCCTGCTCACCTTCAGCGGCACCGTGCAGGCGGACGGCGGACGGCTGGCCGAGTTCGAGCCGGGTACGGCGGAAGCCGCGGGCCACCGGCTGCTGGACCGATTCGTGGGCACGCTGACCACGGACCTTCCGGAGGCCGAGGAAGCCGCGGACGCCGGGGACGCCGGGGACGCCGGGGACGCCGGGGACGACGCCGACGCCGAGGACGAGGCGCTCCCCGAAGGCGTCACCGTCCCGGAGAGCGCGGCGGAGCTGGACCCCCTGGACGACTCGCTCGACAACCCCCTGGACTCCCTCGACCTCGAACCCGTCGACCCGGGCTCGGAACCGCCCGCCGAGGCCGCGCACGCGCGCCGCACGATGATCGGCCGCAGCGCCGAAGAGGTCGACCACGCCCCGCCGCGCGGCCGTTACGCCCCCGTACCGGCGCCGGAGCCGGCCTCCGCGACGGCGACGCTGCGCTGGGCGGCCCCGGCGGCGGCCGTACTGATCGCGGGAGCCGTGGTCGTAGGGCGGGTACTGCGGCGCCGGCGGTGA